A genomic stretch from Algoriphagus halophilus includes:
- a CDS encoding SulP family inorganic anion transporter, protein MKKYFNLFDFNQRVDYKTEVLSGLTVAMALIPEAVAFAFIAGLSPLTGLYAAFMMGFVTSILGGRPGMISGATGAVAVVIVSLAASHGVEYVFAAVVLAGILQVAAGTLRLGKLMRLVPHPVIFGFVNGLAIIIFMSQLDQFKDATGNWLTGSTLYILLGLVALTMLIIWGLPKLTKAVPASLTAILVVFGLVTALHIDTKTVGDMADIKGGFPPFHLPAVPLTFETLQIIFPYAAIVAGVGLIESLLTLNIIDEITETRGRGNKEAVAQGIANMLSGVFSGMGGCAMIGQSLINISSGARARLSGIVASVMLLVFIMFGSSLIEQVPMAALTGLMIMVSIGTFEWASLKTWNKMPKSDVFLMILVTVVTAVLHNLALAVLVGVILAALFFAWDNAKRIRARKYIDENGVKHYEMFGPLFFASTTAFADKFDVANDPEEVIIDFAESRVVDMSAIEALNKITERYQKAGKKIHLKHLSPDCRKLLQNADNLIDINVIEDPNYKLAVDEL, encoded by the coding sequence ATGAAAAAGTACTTCAATTTATTTGATTTCAACCAACGAGTAGATTACAAAACAGAGGTTCTTTCCGGACTTACTGTAGCCATGGCACTTATTCCTGAAGCCGTTGCATTTGCTTTTATAGCTGGTCTATCTCCATTGACTGGACTATATGCAGCATTTATGATGGGCTTTGTCACTTCCATCCTGGGAGGAAGACCAGGGATGATTTCAGGAGCTACTGGAGCTGTTGCTGTGGTCATTGTTTCTTTGGCAGCATCTCACGGAGTAGAATATGTCTTTGCAGCCGTGGTATTGGCAGGAATTCTTCAAGTAGCTGCTGGAACCTTGAGGCTTGGTAAATTAATGCGTTTGGTACCTCATCCAGTAATTTTTGGATTTGTAAACGGTCTTGCCATTATCATTTTCATGTCTCAATTAGACCAGTTCAAGGATGCTACTGGCAATTGGCTAACAGGATCAACTCTTTATATTTTGTTGGGGCTCGTTGCTTTGACCATGTTAATCATTTGGGGGCTCCCTAAACTTACGAAAGCTGTACCTGCTTCATTGACAGCCATTTTGGTTGTATTTGGCTTAGTAACTGCCCTTCATATTGATACGAAGACGGTAGGTGATATGGCTGATATTAAAGGAGGCTTCCCTCCTTTTCATTTACCTGCAGTCCCTCTGACTTTTGAGACCTTACAGATTATTTTCCCATATGCGGCTATCGTAGCCGGCGTAGGCTTAATTGAGAGCTTGCTAACCCTAAACATCATTGATGAAATCACTGAAACCCGAGGTAGAGGAAATAAAGAAGCGGTAGCACAAGGAATTGCAAACATGCTTTCTGGGGTATTCTCAGGAATGGGAGGATGTGCCATGATTGGACAAAGTCTGATTAACATATCCTCTGGAGCCAGAGCAAGACTGTCAGGAATCGTTGCTTCTGTTATGCTATTGGTATTTATCATGTTTGGCTCAAGCTTGATTGAGCAGGTTCCAATGGCCGCTTTAACAGGCTTGATGATTATGGTATCCATCGGAACATTTGAATGGGCCAGTTTAAAAACCTGGAATAAAATGCCAAAATCAGACGTATTCTTAATGATTTTGGTCACAGTGGTAACCGCTGTTTTACACAACCTAGCCTTGGCTGTTTTGGTAGGAGTGATCTTAGCAGCCCTATTCTTTGCCTGGGATAATGCCAAAAGAATTAGAGCAAGAAAATATATAGATGAAAATGGAGTAAAACATTATGAAATGTTTGGCCCACTATTTTTTGCCTCCACTACTGCTTTTGCAGATAAATTTGACGTAGCCAATGATCCTGAGGAGGTAATCATTGACTTTGCAGAAAGCAGAGTAGTAGACATGTCAGCTATAGAAGCCCTCAATAAAATCACGGAGAGGTACCAAAAAGCGGGGAAGAAGATTCACTTAAAACACCTAAGCCCTGATTGTAGGAAACTCCTTCAAAATGCGGACAACCTAATTGACATCAATGTCATTGAAGATCCAAATTATAAACTGGCCGTAGACGAGCTATAA
- a CDS encoding VPS10 domain-containing protein, whose product MKFTYTLLLIFSGFFCFAQEIQKNNLPLKYRNIGPFRGGRSVTATGVVDDPLTYYMGNTGGGIWKTTDAGQRWENISDGFFTTSSVGAIAVSESNSNIIYAGMGEHAPRGVMTSHGDGVYKSTDAGKTWKKLGLEATQHISRIQIHPTNPDIVYVAAQGALHAPNPERGIYKSVDGGESWELVLFVDEKTGAVELSMDMNYPEILYAAMWEHQRVPWKVISGGPGSGLYKSTDAGKTWKKIHKGLPEEKGKMAISVSRANSDKVYALIESDTNKDQGGLFVSNNAGESWSMVSGDNRLVQRAWYYIEVFADPNDEHTVYVMSAPALRSIDGGKTWENLPSAHGDYHDLWINPKNSKNMVLADDGGAAISFNGAKTWSTQENMPTAQFYRVNVDNQFPYRIYGGQQDNTSVVINSIALGRGNITTEHWNYSAGGESAFLAFDPDDPRYVLGGSYLGTIEVLDMKSNASTNIMIEPIQYLGMEAREMKYLFNWNAPIIRSAHEDNTFYHGAQYVLKTQDMGNSWEVISPDLTRNIDEKQGNGGGPYTNEAVGAENYGTLSYIKESPHEEGFIWTGSDDGLVYLTKDNGENWENVTPKGLEECLINAIEVSPHDPATAYIATTRYKFDDKTPGLYKTTNYGKSWTNISSNIPYGAFTRVVREDSQVKDLLYAGTETGMYLSRDGGANWESFQLNLPVTPITDLIQAHGDLIVATAGRSFWILDDLNLVREAKETVDSPFVYSPDEVILGNWYSRMNGNIDNFDGTDDFAGVNPASGMVIYYHLPESFPDSTELKMEIHDSKGELVRTFTSIKDEDFKSYDGGPSAEPTLSVKKGINRFVWNLNYPTMPGVEGAYIEAGYGGHTAIPGEYTITISSELGNAESKGMISKNPLYEISMDEYEEYHEFMWSMEQELTKMHQMVNKEMDYQLQLISFLEKIKDDQTYSSLYSTGQELLKELKAWDESMIQRKSKAYDDVENFPNKFTANYMYLINQTNSSIPKVNNGSRKRREELEKEWEGLEAEGKRLLETAIPAFNKLVQEAGIGILFVN is encoded by the coding sequence ATGAAATTCACCTATACCCTTCTCCTGATATTTTCAGGATTTTTCTGCTTTGCTCAGGAAATACAAAAGAATAACCTCCCTCTGAAATACCGGAATATCGGTCCATTTAGAGGTGGACGTTCCGTTACTGCAACAGGCGTAGTGGACGATCCTCTCACCTATTACATGGGCAATACTGGCGGAGGAATCTGGAAAACTACAGATGCCGGCCAGAGATGGGAAAACATTTCCGATGGATTTTTTACCACCTCATCCGTAGGCGCAATCGCTGTTTCGGAAAGTAATTCAAATATTATTTATGCAGGTATGGGAGAACATGCTCCAAGAGGTGTCATGACCTCCCATGGAGACGGGGTATACAAATCAACCGATGCAGGTAAAACATGGAAAAAGCTTGGTCTTGAGGCGACTCAGCATATCTCTAGAATTCAAATTCACCCCACCAATCCTGATATTGTATATGTAGCTGCACAGGGCGCTCTACATGCTCCAAATCCTGAAAGAGGAATCTACAAATCTGTAGATGGAGGTGAATCTTGGGAATTAGTCCTATTTGTGGATGAGAAAACGGGAGCCGTAGAATTATCTATGGACATGAATTACCCAGAAATATTATATGCTGCCATGTGGGAGCATCAGCGAGTTCCTTGGAAGGTAATCAGTGGCGGCCCAGGGTCTGGATTATACAAGTCAACTGATGCAGGAAAGACCTGGAAAAAAATCCACAAAGGACTTCCCGAAGAGAAGGGAAAAATGGCAATTTCAGTTTCTAGAGCCAATTCCGATAAGGTTTATGCCTTAATAGAATCTGATACCAATAAAGATCAAGGCGGGCTTTTTGTTTCTAATAATGCCGGGGAAAGTTGGAGTATGGTTAGTGGTGACAATAGATTGGTGCAAAGAGCATGGTACTATATTGAAGTTTTTGCTGACCCTAACGATGAACATACGGTTTATGTCATGAGTGCACCCGCCCTCAGATCTATTGATGGAGGTAAAACCTGGGAAAATCTCCCCAGTGCGCATGGTGATTACCATGACCTCTGGATCAACCCCAAAAACTCTAAAAACATGGTGCTAGCCGATGATGGTGGAGCAGCCATTTCGTTTAACGGAGCAAAAACCTGGTCTACTCAGGAAAACATGCCTACAGCACAATTCTACCGGGTAAATGTGGACAATCAGTTTCCTTATAGAATCTACGGTGGACAGCAAGACAACACCTCTGTTGTGATCAATAGCATCGCTTTGGGAAGAGGTAACATTACTACCGAACATTGGAATTATTCTGCGGGAGGTGAAAGTGCATTTCTTGCTTTTGACCCGGATGACCCAAGGTATGTCTTAGGAGGTAGTTATCTGGGCACGATTGAAGTCCTGGATATGAAATCAAACGCGAGTACAAACATCATGATTGAACCCATCCAATACCTGGGAATGGAAGCAAGGGAGATGAAGTATCTGTTCAATTGGAATGCCCCGATTATCCGATCAGCGCATGAGGACAATACGTTCTACCACGGAGCTCAATACGTTTTGAAAACTCAAGACATGGGCAACAGTTGGGAAGTCATATCCCCTGACTTGACCCGAAACATAGATGAAAAACAAGGAAATGGCGGTGGCCCATATACCAATGAAGCCGTAGGTGCAGAAAACTATGGCACCCTTTCTTACATCAAAGAGTCTCCCCATGAGGAAGGCTTTATCTGGACTGGATCTGACGATGGATTGGTGTACCTAACCAAAGACAATGGAGAAAACTGGGAAAATGTGACACCAAAAGGACTTGAGGAATGTTTAATCAATGCGATTGAAGTTTCACCCCATGACCCTGCCACGGCCTATATTGCGACCACCCGATATAAATTCGATGACAAGACACCCGGACTTTACAAAACCACTAACTACGGGAAATCCTGGACCAACATCAGTTCAAACATTCCTTATGGGGCATTTACAAGGGTAGTAAGAGAAGACTCTCAGGTAAAAGATTTACTTTATGCAGGTACGGAAACTGGCATGTACCTATCCCGTGATGGGGGTGCAAACTGGGAATCTTTTCAATTAAATCTACCGGTCACACCCATCACGGACCTCATCCAGGCCCATGGTGATTTAATTGTGGCAACCGCTGGAAGATCATTTTGGATTTTGGATGACCTTAACTTAGTGAGAGAAGCGAAAGAAACAGTGGATTCTCCATTCGTCTATTCTCCTGACGAAGTGATTCTAGGAAATTGGTATAGTAGAATGAATGGCAACATCGATAATTTTGATGGTACTGACGATTTTGCAGGAGTCAATCCAGCCAGTGGAATGGTCATCTACTACCATCTACCTGAAAGTTTCCCTGATTCCACTGAATTGAAAATGGAAATCCACGATTCGAAGGGTGAACTGGTCAGAACTTTTACTTCTATAAAAGATGAAGATTTTAAGTCCTACGACGGTGGTCCATCTGCAGAGCCCACTCTTTCAGTAAAAAAAGGAATCAATCGATTTGTCTGGAATCTTAATTATCCAACGATGCCGGGCGTAGAGGGTGCATACATAGAAGCAGGGTATGGTGGACATACAGCCATCCCAGGAGAATACACCATTACGATTTCTTCGGAACTAGGCAATGCAGAGTCCAAGGGGATGATCTCTAAAAATCCACTTTATGAGATCTCCATGGACGAGTATGAAGAATACCATGAATTTATGTGGAGTATGGAGCAGGAACTGACCAAAATGCATCAGATGGTCAATAAAGAAATGGACTACCAACTTCAATTAATTTCTTTCCTTGAAAAAATAAAAGACGATCAAACTTATTCCAGTCTTTATTCAACAGGTCAAGAATTATTAAAAGAATTGAAAGCTTGGGATGAATCCATGATCCAACGAAAATCCAAAGCTTACGATGATGTGGAAAATTTCCCAAATAAATTCACGGCCAATTACATGTATTTGATCAACCAAACCAATAGTTCCATTCCTAAAGTAAATAATGGCTCAAGGAAAAGAAGAGAAGAGTTGGAAAAAGAATGGGAAGGATTAGAAGCCGAAGGAAAGAGATTATTGGAAACAGCCATCCCTGCCTTTAACAAGCTCGTTCAGGAAGCCGGAATAGGTATTTTATTTGTAAACTAA
- a CDS encoding DUF6600 domain-containing protein, whose amino-acid sequence MKQKNLKFGLASTLVLWLAISLFAPKQSMAETPYGVSFQVFYDELMPYGDWVKDANYGYIWLPAVNQDFHPYGTNGHWVMTEYGNTWVSYYDWGWAPFHYGRWYFDDYYQSWAWIPGYDWGPAWVNWRTGRGHYGWAPMGPGVSISVRVNIPSFHWVFLPSHRIYHPYAYNYYAPRKTKIKIYNNTTVINNTVVYNNNRYVSGPNRREIERVTRTSVPVYSVRGSKAPGRAAVSRNSVELYQPNLSASRGRTVEARPSRVASSEQVKTQRAQSRNTYSNSPSRNARGGSAPATRSASPTTRSNSGNRSTNTSPSRSGNGSRSAAPSTRNESFESKPYNQGRTTKTQQPTSPPSRSRTTPSSPNRTSTREGNVGRSTQPTNRTQQAKPQNNRTRTPSSPAVRSSNGGSTKGRVSQPTQSRKSSPAVRSSSSNQRGSTSRSSSQVKSKTNTSRKSSTSASTQRSTTSRKRGNNI is encoded by the coding sequence ATGAAACAGAAAAACTTAAAATTTGGACTCGCAAGCACGCTGGTGCTTTGGCTGGCAATCAGTTTATTTGCCCCCAAACAATCCATGGCAGAAACTCCTTATGGTGTCTCATTTCAGGTTTTCTATGATGAATTAATGCCCTATGGAGATTGGGTAAAAGATGCCAATTATGGATACATCTGGCTACCTGCCGTCAATCAGGATTTCCACCCTTATGGTACCAATGGCCACTGGGTAATGACGGAATATGGAAACACCTGGGTTTCTTATTATGATTGGGGCTGGGCTCCTTTCCATTATGGTCGTTGGTATTTTGACGATTACTACCAAAGTTGGGCATGGATTCCTGGTTATGATTGGGGACCTGCTTGGGTCAACTGGAGAACTGGTAGAGGTCATTACGGTTGGGCCCCAATGGGGCCTGGCGTTTCAATAAGTGTACGGGTTAATATTCCGAGCTTTCATTGGGTATTTTTACCATCTCATAGAATCTACCATCCCTATGCATATAACTACTATGCACCACGAAAGACTAAAATCAAGATTTATAATAATACTACTGTAATCAACAATACAGTGGTTTATAACAACAACCGTTATGTTTCTGGACCTAACAGAAGGGAAATAGAAAGAGTAACCAGAACTTCGGTACCTGTTTACTCTGTAAGAGGAAGTAAAGCCCCAGGAAGAGCGGCTGTCTCTAGAAATAGCGTGGAGTTGTACCAACCTAATTTGAGTGCCTCAAGAGGAAGAACCGTTGAAGCAAGACCAAGTAGAGTGGCATCATCTGAGCAAGTAAAAACGCAAAGAGCACAATCTAGAAACACTTATTCAAATTCGCCTTCTAGAAATGCTCGTGGCGGAAGTGCTCCTGCTACACGATCTGCTAGCCCTACAACAAGGTCTAATTCAGGAAATAGAAGCACCAACACCTCCCCAAGTAGGTCAGGTAATGGGTCAAGAAGTGCTGCCCCATCCACTAGAAATGAATCCTTTGAAAGTAAACCTTATAATCAAGGCAGGACTACAAAAACCCAACAACCTACATCTCCACCTTCTAGAAGCAGAACTACCCCATCTTCTCCAAACAGAACATCAACAAGAGAAGGAAATGTAGGAAGAAGTACTCAACCAACTAATAGAACCCAACAGGCAAAGCCGCAAAACAACAGAACTAGAACACCATCTTCTCCTGCTGTCAGAAGCTCTAATGGAGGAAGCACGAAAGGAAGAGTTTCTCAACCCACTCAATCCAGAAAATCCAGCCCTGCTGTGAGATCATCAAGTTCTAATCAAAGAGGTTCCACCAGTAGAAGCTCTTCTCAAGTGAAGAGTAAAACAAACACTTCCAGAAAATCATCTACTTCAGCTTCTACTCAAAGAAGCACTACCAGTAGAAAAAGAGGAAATAACATCTAA
- a CDS encoding heme-binding domain-containing protein, whose protein sequence is MIKKISIGIVVVLIAIQFIPVEKNISNDDTYHISKSYDIPDNVNTILKNACNDCHSNLTTYPWYSNLQPIGLWLNGHVNDGKRHLNFSEFINRPLAYQNHKLEETIEMVEENEMPLPSYTYLGLHPEANMTSEEREILIDWAKDQMAMLKATYPADSLVRRRPTPPPAQ, encoded by the coding sequence ATGATCAAAAAAATCTCAATTGGAATAGTTGTCGTCTTGATAGCAATTCAATTTATCCCCGTTGAAAAAAACATCAGTAATGATGATACTTATCATATCTCCAAATCATATGATATCCCCGACAATGTGAACACCATCCTAAAAAATGCCTGTAACGATTGTCATTCAAACTTGACCACCTACCCTTGGTACAGTAATCTCCAACCTATAGGCCTTTGGTTAAATGGACATGTGAATGACGGGAAGCGACATCTAAATTTTTCGGAGTTTATCAACCGCCCGTTGGCCTATCAAAATCATAAATTAGAAGAAACCATTGAGATGGTGGAAGAAAATGAAATGCCTCTGCCATCTTACACCTATCTGGGCCTTCACCCAGAAGCAAACATGACTTCAGAGGAAAGGGAAATTTTAATTGATTGGGCAAAAGATCAAATGGCGATGCTAAAAGCCACCTACCCCGCTGACAGTTTGGTGCGTCGTAGACCAACTCCACCTCCTGCACAATAG
- a CDS encoding Gfo/Idh/MocA family protein translates to MKKNQDSEVRWGVLGVGNVCEVKSAPAMKLIPNSKLVAVMRRNEEKVKDYASRHQVSKWYTNAQELINDPEVNAIYIATPPNAHLDLVKLAAKAGKPIYVEKPMARTYAECQEMIQICESENVSLFVAYYRRALPHFVKIKQILEEGGIGEIRTVHINLKQVLTPTIVANLDNNWRIDPEIAGGGYFFDLASHQLDLLDFFFGSVTKATGFSSNQGGAYEAEDIVTGSFVFESGVLGTGNWCFTSSQNSEIDEIIIYGNKGTIRFETFGQGEFTLQLDNRPIEKFYFDLPKHIQQPLIETIVGELLGTSTCPSTGITGARTNWVMDQLVKNRS, encoded by the coding sequence ATGAAAAAAAATCAGGATTCAGAAGTTCGCTGGGGAGTCCTTGGCGTAGGTAATGTTTGCGAAGTGAAGTCTGCTCCAGCCATGAAACTCATTCCAAACAGCAAGTTGGTAGCTGTCATGAGAAGGAATGAAGAAAAAGTTAAAGATTATGCATCAAGACACCAGGTATCAAAATGGTATACAAATGCTCAAGAGCTCATAAATGATCCTGAAGTCAATGCCATTTACATAGCCACTCCACCAAATGCCCATTTGGATTTGGTGAAACTAGCAGCCAAAGCGGGAAAGCCCATCTATGTAGAAAAGCCAATGGCCAGAACTTATGCTGAATGCCAAGAAATGATTCAAATCTGCGAGTCAGAAAACGTATCACTTTTTGTGGCTTATTACAGAAGAGCCCTTCCTCACTTTGTGAAAATCAAACAAATTCTTGAAGAAGGCGGAATTGGTGAAATCCGAACGGTTCACATCAACTTAAAACAAGTACTGACCCCAACCATTGTAGCTAATTTGGACAACAATTGGAGAATAGACCCAGAAATAGCTGGGGGTGGTTACTTCTTTGATTTGGCTTCGCATCAATTGGATTTATTGGACTTCTTTTTCGGATCAGTTACTAAAGCGACTGGTTTTTCTTCCAATCAGGGAGGTGCTTATGAAGCAGAAGATATTGTCACAGGAAGCTTTGTTTTTGAATCTGGAGTACTTGGAACGGGAAATTGGTGCTTCACGAGCTCCCAAAATTCAGAAATTGATGAGATAATTATTTATGGCAATAAAGGAACTATCCGTTTTGAAACTTTTGGGCAAGGGGAATTCACTCTTCAATTAGACAATCGGCCTATAGAAAAGTTTTACTTTGATTTACCCAAACATATTCAACAACCTTTGATTGAAACCATAGTCGGAGAATTATTGGGAACCTCCACCTGCCCTAGCACCGGCATAACTGGAGCTAGGACCAATTGGGTAATGGACCAATTAGTCAAGAACCGTAGTTAA
- a CDS encoding S8 family peptidase — protein MKTLKINQKWYAILIVFAFASCDLQIDQVQIPQDEVLSQVNKPSLIPDKYIVVLKEETLNFRKTGRYEDVQAGMRVISNDLAARHGVSSNKVEKVYGNVINGFSAELTSEQARLLAEDPKVAYIEQDGYAYGADVVQTGATWGLDRINQAELPLDGEYSYNSPGSDITAYILDSGIRYDHEDFDGRAMPGADFYGGDASDVFGHGTHVAGTVGGSIYGVAKKVKLVSVKVLGDDNRGTWSNIIGGIDWVSANKTGPSVINMSIQGYSFGNAVSNAVKSAFNNGIVVVVAAGNSNEDACWQALASVPEAISVGATNDSDSRAGFSNYGSCIDIFAPGVNITSASVNGPDQYVNFQGTSMAAPHVAGAAVLYLSKNPTATPQEVTDYLMENATVGVVTNSNSANNNLLFNGKVKPNKGKKK, from the coding sequence ATGAAAACCTTAAAAATTAACCAAAAATGGTATGCAATTCTGATTGTATTTGCATTTGCCTCCTGTGATTTACAAATCGATCAGGTACAGATACCTCAAGATGAGGTCTTATCACAGGTAAATAAACCTTCACTAATACCTGACAAATATATTGTTGTCTTAAAGGAGGAAACGTTAAATTTTAGAAAAACAGGAAGGTATGAAGATGTTCAAGCCGGAATGAGAGTAATTTCAAATGATCTTGCTGCTAGGCATGGCGTTTCATCCAACAAAGTTGAAAAAGTATATGGAAACGTGATCAATGGATTTTCCGCTGAATTAACCTCTGAGCAAGCCAGATTATTGGCGGAGGATCCAAAAGTAGCCTATATCGAACAGGATGGTTATGCTTATGGTGCCGATGTGGTACAAACTGGTGCGACATGGGGATTGGATAGAATAAATCAAGCCGAACTCCCACTGGACGGAGAATACTCTTACAACTCCCCTGGTTCGGATATCACAGCCTACATTTTAGACTCAGGAATAAGATATGATCATGAAGATTTTGATGGAAGAGCAATGCCAGGAGCAGATTTTTATGGAGGTGATGCCTCCGACGTTTTTGGGCATGGTACTCATGTTGCCGGCACAGTAGGTGGCTCTATTTATGGGGTAGCTAAAAAAGTCAAACTAGTTTCGGTTAAAGTATTAGGTGATGATAATAGGGGCACTTGGTCAAACATCATCGGAGGAATTGATTGGGTATCTGCCAATAAAACCGGCCCTTCAGTAATTAATATGTCTATTCAGGGTTACTCCTTTGGTAATGCGGTATCCAATGCAGTTAAGTCAGCTTTTAATAATGGTATAGTGGTAGTAGTGGCTGCTGGAAATTCGAATGAAGATGCATGTTGGCAAGCCCTTGCATCTGTTCCGGAAGCTATTTCTGTAGGGGCTACGAATGATTCAGACAGTAGAGCTGGTTTTTCCAATTATGGTTCCTGTATTGATATTTTTGCTCCGGGGGTAAATATAACTTCAGCTTCTGTAAATGGCCCAGATCAATACGTTAATTTTCAGGGCACTAGCATGGCAGCACCTCATGTCGCTGGTGCAGCAGTACTTTATCTAAGTAAGAACCCCACTGCCACACCTCAAGAAGTTACCGATTACCTTATGGAAAATGCTACCGTAGGAGTTGTCACTAATTCAAATTCAGCAAACAACAACCTTCTTTTTAACGGAAAAGTCAAACCTAACAAAGGCAAAAAGAAGTAA
- a CDS encoding DUF1501 domain-containing protein, with the protein MKEGYNRREFLKKTSAAMLSALAAGAPVSGLLSSCGSPTMKATADSVILLFMAGGMAHTETFDPKKYTPFRKGMESKEVLSTFPSIPTALDGIHFSEGLESIAKVMDKGTLIRSYVAADLGHILHTRHQYHFHTCYEPPQSVVVPHLGSWIAKEKGALNPVIPPFINIGQRFTVGEGEELKAFHSAGFLGSEFGPFLIPDPTSGLDSVRPPVGMTTKRFEARNKLYEDLLSAGPMGDFGSDYQKESLKRSMEQAYILLNSPEAQAFDLSKEPKESYDKYNTSKFGQGCLLARRLIDQGARYITVTTEYEPFFGWDTHDNGHTRLKDMKKMIDSPIAQLITDLDESGKLDRTLVIVASEFSRDMLTEGRPGLKVKDQVEVPDIIEDMKNYGMHRHFTDGCSILMFGGGIKKGHVFGKTADERPCKSIENPIKIDSIHQTIYHALGISPETNYEIERRPFYTTPDGHGKAELDLLI; encoded by the coding sequence ATGAAAGAAGGATATAACAGAAGAGAATTTTTAAAAAAGACCAGTGCGGCCATGCTTTCTGCATTGGCAGCGGGTGCTCCTGTGAGCGGCTTGCTAAGTTCCTGCGGCAGCCCTACTATGAAAGCTACAGCTGACTCTGTGATCTTATTGTTCATGGCCGGAGGAATGGCCCATACGGAAACATTCGACCCTAAAAAATACACTCCTTTCCGGAAAGGAATGGAATCAAAAGAGGTACTCAGTACATTTCCAAGCATCCCTACAGCTTTGGATGGGATTCATTTTTCAGAGGGTTTGGAATCCATTGCCAAAGTCATGGATAAAGGAACTTTGATTCGTTCTTATGTCGCTGCAGATTTAGGACACATTCTTCACACAAGACATCAATACCATTTTCATACTTGTTATGAACCTCCTCAGTCCGTTGTGGTTCCCCATTTAGGTTCTTGGATAGCCAAAGAAAAAGGTGCATTAAATCCAGTAATCCCTCCTTTTATCAATATTGGGCAACGATTTACAGTCGGCGAAGGGGAAGAACTCAAAGCCTTTCATAGTGCTGGTTTTTTGGGAAGTGAATTCGGGCCATTCCTAATTCCGGATCCAACTTCAGGATTGGACAGCGTAAGGCCACCTGTGGGTATGACCACTAAGCGTTTTGAGGCTAGAAACAAACTCTATGAGGATTTGCTTTCTGCTGGACCTATGGGAGATTTTGGTAGTGATTATCAAAAAGAGTCTTTAAAAAGGTCTATGGAGCAGGCATATATTTTATTAAACTCTCCGGAAGCTCAAGCTTTTGACTTAAGTAAAGAACCTAAGGAAAGTTATGATAAATACAATACCAGTAAGTTCGGGCAAGGTTGCTTATTGGCTCGTCGACTGATAGACCAGGGAGCAAGATATATCACGGTAACTACGGAATATGAACCATTTTTTGGTTGGGACACCCATGACAATGGTCATACCCGATTGAAAGACATGAAGAAAATGATTGATTCTCCTATTGCACAATTGATCACTGATTTGGATGAAAGTGGAAAGCTAGATAGAACCTTGGTAATTGTAGCAAGTGAATTCAGTAGAGATATGCTAACCGAAGGCCGACCGGGTCTAAAGGTAAAAGATCAAGTAGAGGTTCCTGATATCATAGAGGATATGAAAAATTATGGGATGCATAGACACTTTACAGATGGCTGTTCCATCTTAATGTTTGGCGGAGGGATTAAGAAGGGACATGTTTTTGGTAAAACTGCAGATGAAAGACCTTGCAAAAGCATAGAAAATCCTATTAAAATAGACAGTATTCATCAGACCATATATCATGCCTTGGGTATTTCTCCGGAAACCAATTACGAGATAGAAAGAAGACCATTTTACACCACACCAGACGGTCACGGAAAAGCTGAATTGGATCTTCTTATTTAA